The Denticeps clupeoides chromosome 1, fDenClu1.1, whole genome shotgun sequence genome segment tgtTCTTTTCtaggtttttttattatagcatTGAAAATGATATATTTTAATCTAGGATGCACTTTTGTTTTGTAATCCATTTTTGGAATATTGCATGATAGCTTTGCATTATTCATCTAAGGGGAATTGGCCTTCAGGCATAAGATGGAAAATGAAACTGAACAAACAGTAACTGTTCAAATTTAGAATTAAATTGTTTACTTCAGCAGGGCATCCCATCAAGCGGTTTCGTAAGTTCTGTTCCCGAAGGAACCGCAAATGTGCGGTTTATTCATCCAGAATAAAGTCAGCACATTTAGCAGGAAAGTGATTAAGATGGAAAGAGGAGGGTGGACTGGGGTAAACATGATACGTCCTGCCCAACATCTGCTTTTCGTCTAAATCTTGGATGGACACACAGGGATaaattgctctctctctctctctctctttctctctctccctctccctctctggtATAAAAGGGTGAAAACATCTCCAGTTCCTGCAAACATTGAGGCAGGATGAAGAGTTTCAGGACTCTGTTAGCCACTGCTGCTGTTCTCTGGGCTTTTGTGTGGCCAGGTGAGTCTCTTTTATTACCATTGTTAATGGTCTTATAATTGTCTTTACTGAATGTGTGTACTCACActaacagaaaaaaaggtttggTCGCATTACTCGTTTATGAGTCTTGcgttttttacattatagaaaaaactgaagatgcaggactgtgaaaacaaacaaacatgtgttaatgtaataattaaacaaacaaacaaacaaaaagaacaaacaagggagggagcatttcacactcttggcttctctccgccacattaagttagacaacgggggCGGTTTCCAGCTATCCTGAAGGCTTATTCTGAACACTTTCTTTTCGTTAATGAGCATCTAATGAAGCAGCTTTCGATgattctcctgctacaaaaaatactaaatatgtttcttgcattggatttttCAAATTGGCCTCCATCACGTCACAAAATATATGCATCCAAAattttgaaatgttaaaaatgctgCTATTATAATGTAACAAGTCGATTTCATGTCTCAAAGTGCACTAATCAATTTGTGTCTAGAGAAACACATGtgcacaacataaaaaaagccCTGATCCGCAGGTGACGGTATCAGATGTGGGCAGGAGGCGGCGGTGCACTCGCGGCCCTACATGGCTTCGGTGCAGGAGGGCGGAAAGCACGAGTGTGGCGGCTTTCTGGTGGCGAGTCAGTGGGTGATGAGTGCGGCGCACTGCTTCCGTACGGAGTGAGTATTTTATGCAgaggtcataaaaaaaaaaaaaaaacattacgtTTATAGCCATAGGTATTGTTATACTGATGCATTTAAATTGGGAAATGTAAACGTTCTTACCTGCCATATTCATTCaaggaaaaaaatcaatgttaAACGGTCAAACGGTGCTTCATAACATCCTCCCACTTTTCAAAGAATGGATGTTAAAACACAATGTATAGGCAGTAaatattgaattttattttttttttactgaagagCTAAAGACCGGAAGATCGTTTTAGGTGTGCACTCTCTGTCAGGGCAGGAGGACTCAAAAGTTACACTGGGTATTTTGGCTGTGTACCCCCATCCTGACTTCAGCACAGTCAACTATGACAGTGATATAGCCCTGGTTAaggtaaataaatatgtattatttattaattatatattatatatatagattttttttttattccagtgtgtCTTTTCTGTGTTTGACAGCTAGACCAAGCAGTAGAGCAGAATGACAAGGTTAAGATAGTGGCCTATCAGAAGGCGGGAGGGGCGGACCCAGCCGAGGGTGAAGGGGTTGACACGGCAGGCTGGGGCTCCATCAACAACCGTGGCTCCCGGCCAGATAAACTTCAGGAGGTCACCGTTAGTGTCATGAGGAGGACCCTGTGTGGCCGCAGTGATTACTACGGGAAAAAGTTCACTGAGAACATGATCTGTGCCGCCGCGGACTGCAGGGATACCTGCGACGTAGGCCAAAATATCACACCTTTATAcacagaagtgtttttttttttttttttaatgaccgaATTCTCCTTCTCTCACTCAGGGCGACTCCGGTGGACCCCTTCTCTACAATGGTGTGGTTGTGGGGATCACCTCCAACGGAGGGAAGAAATGTGGCACCAGTCGGAGGCCGGGCCTTTACACGTTTATCTCAAAGTTCAGCCAGTGGGTGGAAAAGACCATGGCAGACAATGCCTGATAACCCAAATTCCCAGTATTCACACACTGCATACAGCTTACAGTTCTCCACAACTGCATACGACTGGTCCAAGTGTCATGTAGAGCTCAGTGACTGAATGAATGCATCACTGACTGTATTTGTCTGTTTGCCATGCGGTTGAATGTAAACGGAGTAAATAAACTGCAGTTTATTGTGCAACTATGTCATTGTGCATGGAAGGGGCTAGTTTTCTCCTAAATAGTATAAAGGAACTACTGTATAAACCCCTAATGTTACTGCctgttgtacacacacacaaacacacacacacacacactagataAGGCATCTGTTTGCTTTAGAGCAGTCTGGATGTTATAAATAAGCTACAGATAGTCTTCCTGAAGGAAACCAGGAGGGGTACACAGCACAGTGTGTCCCCCTAGGCTGAAATGTATTGTTAcacacttttttacatttctaatgTTTCAGGGCCACACAGGCAGGCAATGTAAATAGTAAAGTTGGGTTTTCAGAGGAAAGTTTTATAAAACGGCTCTCAGCTCTCTTGTTGCAACATCTAAAATTTGGCATTGAAATGAAATAGTTCAATTCAGAGATTTAAACACAAGCACATGGCAAACATCATGAAATCAGAGAAAgaacataaacttttttttacaataattcCACACTGAAAAAATTTATAAACCTGTAAAACCTGCcgtaacctggtttatttacatcaaTGCCACGTTCAAACAAGGTTACAATCccacataaagtgcatgtgtgcgacattgacaaactgggctacatgaagGGATAAACCATGGGAGACAGGCAgcgcaagagtaacatttaaagGTCCACTATGTTTAGcctttatataggtcttagtggccGCCTGTGCTTGAaaccacttttagccagtcccacaatgagatttctccagAACGAGCCGTTTTGCTGCGTGCAGCTTTAAGtgccaatgaggaggagagaggcgggatggtAGAAGTGCATGGCCATTCACGGAAATGTCACCAACGTCTTGactttttccagaaaaaaaaaaattaacccgcTGGTTCTTTAGAGTCTCATGTGatggaactgaaaaaaaaattgctaattTTCACGTCCAATCACCGAGCCATTGCAATGTtttgcacgttttcaagccatgactggagttacttttttaggggtgGTGTGCAAAATTCTCTGGATGGTCAAAACATGTagaaggggaggtaacctttcccattatgacaacataaggggagaaattccaaaTTCGACGATGCCGCTTTCTGACCGGCAAAATGGCCAAAAAATTGTCGTtacatattgccatttctagccactgcaggccCATAGGCtcgaggaactcgtattaatgtaaaaaaaaaaacacagttaaattttcataataggggacgcATAACATGCAGTCAACAAAGAAGACAAACAGCgttaaaaagaaatcaaattAGTAATGAAGGTGTAATAGAAGAGTAATAGAGATATGTTATGAACGAAAAAGGTAGTGCGTGTTTgtcagttcagagtggaaaAGTCCCTGAGTggtcaggtgtctgatggcctgtggaatgaAGCTGTTGCGCAGTTTGGCtgtgagggcctgaatgcttcgGTCTCTTTTTTCCGGATGGTAAGAATGCATAAGAGGGGTGTGTAGTGTTCTTCACGATGCTGGttgctttcctgatgca includes the following:
- the cfd gene encoding complement factor D → MKSFRTLLATAAVLWAFVWPGDGIRCGQEAAVHSRPYMASVQEGGKHECGGFLVASQWVMSAAHCFRTEAKDRKIVLGVHSLSGQEDSKVTLGILAVYPHPDFSTVNYDSDIALVKLDQAVEQNDKVKIVAYQKAGGADPAEGEGVDTAGWGSINNRGSRPDKLQEVTVSVMRRTLCGRSDYYGKKFTENMICAAADCRDTCDGDSGGPLLYNGVVVGITSNGGKKCGTSRRPGLYTFISKFSQWVEKTMADNA